AGATGTTCCTCTACGGCTACGTCGAGAACAGCTATGTGGTGAATCTCGGGCGCGCGAGCCCTCACAATGTCAACGACCTGCGCTTCTACGACCACGACACCGACTACTCGTGGAACGCGCTCGAGCTGTCCTTCAAGAAGGACCCGTCCGAGCGCTATCCGTGGGGCTTCGGGGTCGTCGCGACGGCGGGCATGGACTCCCAGAAGAACCACTCGCTGGGCATCTTCCGGGATCTCGACGACGGGGCGCCGTACTACCGAAACACGGCCAAGTACGATCTGGTGGAGGCCTACGGCTCGGTGCTGCTGCCGCTCGGCCGGGGGCTGACCGTCAAGGCGGGAAAATGGGGGACCCCGATCGGCTACGAGGTCTACGAGAATCCGAAGAACCTCAACTTCTCCCGCGATTTCCTCTACACCCTCGGCACCCCGTACACCCACACGGGCCTTCTGGTCACCTATCCCTTCGCCACGTGGCTCTCCGCGACCCTCGGCTTCACCAACGGGTGGGACAACTCCGACAATCCCAACGGCTACCTCAAGGCCATCGGGCAGGTCGCCTTCACGCCGTCCGACAAATTCTCGATCACGACCGCCTTCCACGTCGGCCCCGAGCAGCTTCGCGCGCAGATGACCGGGCACGTCAACCAGCGCTGGATCGTGGACACGACCGTCCTCTACACAGGCATCGACAAGCTGACGCTCGCCGTCAACTTCGACTTCGCGGGGGAGCAGAATGACCCGGTCCTGGTCCTGCTCGGCACGCGCAAGCACAACGCGTCGTCCTGGAGCGGCGCCGCGGGATATGCCGCCTACGACTGGACCCGGGCCCTCCGTACCGTGCTCCGTCTCGAATACTTCGCCGATCCGCAGGGCGTGCGGAACGGCATCACCGCGCCCGGGCACAATGTTGACTACTACTCGATCACGCCGATTCTCGCGGTCAAGATCTGGCGGGGGCTCGTCGGCAGGCTCGAGTACCGCCACGACCAGGCGAGCCGTGGGTCCTTCAGCCTCCAGCACTTCGGCACGACGCCCACCTCCCGGGCGCAGGACACGATCACGCTCGCCGCGCACTACGCGTTCTTTTGAGGACCGGAACCGCGTGCCCGCCAGCATCTGACTAGGCTACACTTGATCCGAGAGTCCGGAGGAGAGCTAAGTTGGCTGAGCGGCGACCCGATCCCGATGCCTTGCTCGCGCGCGCGCTCGAGGAGGAGACGCGGGCCTCCCGGGGCCGCCTGAAGCTCTTCTTCGGCGCAGCCGCCGGCGTCGGGAAGACCTACGCCATGCTCGAGGCCGCGCGCGCGCAGCGCGCCAGCGGCGTCGATATCGTCGCAGGCTACATCGAGGCCCATGGGCGCTCCGAGACCGAGGCGCTTCTCGAGGGCCTCGAGATCCTCCCGCCGCGCCTCGTCGACTACCGGGGCTCGACGCTGCGCGAGCTGGACCTGGACACGGCCCTGGCGCGCCGTCCCACCCTGATCCTGGTCGACGAGCTGGCGCATACCAACGCAGCAGGCTCACGCCACGTCAAGCGATGGCAGGACGTGCTCGAGCTGCTCGGTGCCGGCATCAACGTCTACAGCACCGTCAACGTCCAGCACGTCGAGAGCCTCAACGACGTCGTCGCCAGGATCACCGGCGTGCCCGTGCGGGAGACGGTGCCGGACTCGGTCTTCGAGCAGGCCGACGAGGTCGAGCTGATCGACCTACCGCCCGACGACCTCCTGCAGCGCTTCAAGGAGGGCAAGGTCTACGTGCCCGCCCAGGCGGAGGACGCGATCCGGCACTTCTTCCGGAAAGGCAACCTGATCGCCCTTCGCGAGCTTGCGCTCCGCTGCACGGCGGAGCGGGTGGACGCGCAGATGCGCGTCTACATGCGCGAGCATGCCATCGAGTCGGTGTGGCCCGCCGTCGAGCGCCTGCTCGTGTGCGTCGGCCCGAGCCCGTCGTCGGCCCGGCTGGTCCGGGCCGCGAAGCGGATCGCCGAGCGGCACGGCGCGCAATGGATCGTCGCCTATGTCGAGACGCCCGCCCAGCTCCACCTCCCGCCGGAGGCCCGGGATCGCGTGGTGCAGATGCTGCGGCTGGCTGAGCGGCTCGGCGCGGAGACCATCACGCTCAGCGGAGAACGGATGAGCGAGGAGATCCTCGCCTTCGCGCACACCCGCAACGTCACTAAGATCATCGTGGGCAAGCCGACC
The Candidatus Methylomirabilota bacterium genome window above contains:
- a CDS encoding outer membrane beta-barrel protein, translated to MKRLLGFGLCATALVAALAGPTSAQTSLAELRGRQAAPEGQPKTLLEEMFLYGYVENSYVVNLGRASPHNVNDLRFYDHDTDYSWNALELSFKKDPSERYPWGFGVVATAGMDSQKNHSLGIFRDLDDGAPYYRNTAKYDLVEAYGSVLLPLGRGLTVKAGKWGTPIGYEVYENPKNLNFSRDFLYTLGTPYTHTGLLVTYPFATWLSATLGFTNGWDNSDNPNGYLKAIGQVAFTPSDKFSITTAFHVGPEQLRAQMTGHVNQRWIVDTTVLYTGIDKLTLAVNFDFAGEQNDPVLVLLGTRKHNASSWSGAAGYAAYDWTRALRTVLRLEYFADPQGVRNGITAPGHNVDYYSITPILAVKIWRGLVGRLEYRHDQASRGSFSLQHFGTTPTSRAQDTITLAAHYAFF